The following DNA comes from Nitrospirota bacterium.
CACGCCGCCGATCTGGCTAAGGGGCATCCCGGCGCCCAGGCGCGGGACAACGCCCTGTCGAAGGCGCGGTTCGAGTTCCGGTGGGAGGATCAGTTCAATCTGTCGCTGGATCACGAGACCGCCCGCGCCTATCACGATGCGACCTTGCCGGACAACGCCGCCAAGGTGGCGCATTTCTGCAGCATGTGCGGACCCCATTTCTGCTCGATGAAAATCACGCAGGACGTCCGGGACTATGCCGCGCAGAAGCTGCTCGACGAGCAGCGGGCGCTGGAAGTCGGCATGAAAGAAAAAGCGGAGGAATTCAGAAAGTCAGGAGCGGAAATCTATCTTTAAGAACCTGGCAAGAGGCACGAGGCAAGGGGCGAGCGGATTGACCTCTCGCCTCTAGCCCCTTGCCCCTAGCCCCCATGGAGTGCCATCATGGCCAAACCCAAACCCTCCCCTTTGCGCGAACGAGACATCACCCGGCAGATCGCGCGGGAATACTACAAGGAGTTCGATCAGCTCATCGAGAGCGACGTCATCGTCGTCGGCGCCGGACCCTCGGGCTTGATCTGCGCCCATGATCTGGCCGCGATGGGCTTCCGCACGTTGGTCGTCGAGCAGGCCCTCGCCTTGGGAGGCGGCTTCTGGTCCGGCGGCTATCTGATGAACAAGGCGACGATCTGCGCGCCGGCCAATGAAATCCTCGAGGAGATCGGCGTGCCCTGCAAACAGGTCAAGGACTGCGACGGCATGTATATCGTGGACCCGCCGCACGCGACCGGCGCTTTGATCGCCGCCGCGTACAAGGCGGGCGCCAAGATCATGAACCTGACGCGGGTCGTGGACTTGATTCTCCGGAACGACGGCTTATTGGAAGGGGTCGTGGTCAATAACACGACCGCCGAGATGGCGGGTCACGACGTGATTCACGTGGACCCGATCGCCCTGGAAAGCAAGGTGGTGGTGGACGCCACAGGCCACGACGCCGTGGTGGTGGACCTGCTCCACAAGCGGAACCTCTACAAGCCGGTGCCGGGCAACGGCGCCATGTGGGTTTCCCGCTCGGAGGAAGAAGTCATGGACCGGACCGGCGAAGTCTATCCCAATTGCTTCGTGGTAGGATTAGCTGTAGCGGCCGTGTACGGCACCCCGCGCATGGGCCCGGCCTTCGGCTCCATGTTGCTCTCCGGCCGGTACGGAGCGGAGCTCATTAAGAAAAAAATAAAACAAGAGTGATTAAGTAACTGGTGATTAAGTGATTGAAGCGCCGAATCACTTAGTTGCCAATCGCTCAATCACGAATCACTCAATCGCTTCTGAC
Coding sequences within:
- a CDS encoding sulfide-dependent adenosine diphosphate thiazole synthase yields the protein MAKPKPSPLRERDITRQIAREYYKEFDQLIESDVIVVGAGPSGLICAHDLAAMGFRTLVVEQALALGGGFWSGGYLMNKATICAPANEILEEIGVPCKQVKDCDGMYIVDPPHATGALIAAAYKAGAKIMNLTRVVDLILRNDGLLEGVVVNNTTAEMAGHDVIHVDPIALESKVVVDATGHDAVVVDLLHKRNLYKPVPGNGAMWVSRSEEEVMDRTGEVYPNCFVVGLAVAAVYGTPRMGPAFGSMLLSGRYGAELIKKKIKQE